The candidate division KSB1 bacterium DNA segment AATCTCGATTATTCCCGCGCACGTGGGATTGAGTTAGAATATAAAAAGCGCGCTGGGAGATTCTTCACTGGTTCCTTCAGTTTCTCTTATTCCATCGCCACGGGAAAAAGCTCTTCACCAGATGATGCGCTGCTGGTCGCGAAGGGCAGCCTGGAAGAGAAACCGATCACCGAAAATTATTTAATCTGGGATCGGCCGTTTCAAGGAAACGCCAGCATCAATCTGTTCATCCCTAATAAAAAAGCGCCCAAAATCTGGGGAATCAAACTTCCCGATGATTGGAACCTTAATTTTCGATTATATACACAATCGGGAAAAAGATACACCCCAGCTTATTTCACTGGCAATTATATCAAGTCGGGGACAAAGCTGCGGCCAGAATATCGCACTGATGTCGACAATCCATATAGCAAAGTAGCTCAGTATTGGATGTGGGTGGACCTGAACTTTGAAAAATATTTCAAGATCGCTGGCATCAATTGGACGTTCTCGATTGAAGTGCTCAATCTGTTCAATCAAAAGAACTCGAATATCATTAATCCAGTTACTGGTCGCGCCTATGAATATGGCGATCCCACGCCCAATAGCTGGAACGATCCGCTTTATCCTGACGTGCAGGCACCGCTGGATCCTTATCCTTTTAATCCAGCTCGGTATTTGAACCCAAGAAATGTGAAACTGGGGTTGAAAGTCCGATTTTAATCACTCGAGCAGTTAATCAATCAGAATCTTTTAAGTTGATTCTGTGGCGACGCTCGATAGCGAAGTGGAAAATTTGGTGCACCCATCGCTTTTCAGCGTCGAGCCTTGAATTAGATGGATGTTTCAAACTAAGGTGGCTTCGTTCTCAGGCATTATGAGTACGGTAGGTGTGAAAGCAGCCAAAATCTCCCTAGAATATTCAATGACCGCCTTTTATGTGAGCGAATTCACAAAAAGGCACTGGGAAAATCTTGGAAGAAGAATTTTATAGCAGAAGCAAAATCAATATTCATTTCAACAGATCTTAAGACGATTATGAAGCGCAAAACCATATTATTTAGCACCGGATTTCTATTCTTGCCTCTCTTCGTTGCCACAAGTTGGGGACAACTACTTCCCAATTTAGGTGGGCAGCGATCAGGGACGGCGGCCGTTCAGTTCCTAAAGATCGGCGTAGGCGCCAGGGCGATCGGCATGGGAGAATCATTCACCGCTGTAGCGAACGACGCCTCGGCGCTTTATTGGAATCCGGCTGGTATTGTGGAATTCAAAGATAATCAATTGCTGGTTTCGCATGTCAATTGGCTGGTCGATATTAAGCATGATTTCGTCGGCTACGTCCATCATTTGGACGGCACGAACTCGTTGGGAATTGGCGTGACCGCACTGTATATGGACGATATGATGGAGACGACCGAATATCATCCGGCGGGGACAGGCAATTATTTTTCGTTTGGCGACATTGGGATCAACCTCACTTACGGCCGAAAAATGACGGATCGCTTTAGCTTCGGTATCAGCTTTAAATATTTTCAGGAGACGTTAGCAGAGTTCAAGATGCACGGCGTAATGATCGACTTGGGAACATTCTATTGGACGGGCTTCGGCTCCAGCCGCTTTGCGGTGTGCATGTCCAATTTCGGCAATCAGGTCAAGCCAATTGGCAGCTTTATCAATCGAGACCAGCAGCGCATTTCAGAGTTCCAATCGTTCTCGCCGCCGACCATCTTTAAAGTGGGATTCGCGACCGAGCTTTACCAAACGAACCAGCATCGTCTCACCAGCGCGATTCAACTGAACCATCCCAATGATAATGCGGAAAACTTGAACTTGGGAATGGAATATAGCTGGCGAGAGTTTTTTTTCCTCCGCGCTGGTTATAAATTCAATGTGGACGAAGAAACCTTCAGCCTTGGAATGGGCTGCAAAATCCCATTGAAGATCATTGATCTATCAGTAGACCTGGCTTACTCTGATTTTGGCAGGTTAGGAAGCGTCAGCCGATTTTCCCTGCTGATTGGGTATCCATGATCGGTTCGCTTGTGCTCTGCTCGCCTTGTTGCTGGTTGATACTGATTCTGTCATTACATTTGAATCAATCATTCGATCCAAAATCATCTTATTGATAAAAATTTATGAAAACATATTCGACATTCATTTCATTATTCCTGATCATCATGCTTTCGGCTGTGGCTTATTTCTCTTGTGGTCAGAAATATCCATTACCACCTGCTCCGACGGATCAGAACGTTCTTCCTGGCGTTAGCGATACCACCTATATTCAGCAATATCCAAATTGGGAGCCAGGGACCGGATACGATTTTGCCTATCCCACGGATATTCTGTTGGGCAATGAGCCGTTCATCTATGTGGCTGATTCTGCGCACGATCGCATCGTGATGTTGGACCTGGCTGGGAACATCGTTGGTTACTCGCAGCCGATTCCAGGCCCAGTGGCTTTATCGCAGGACGGGCGGCTGAACTTAATCATCGTTAACAACACGAACAGGATTTACAAGATCAATCTTTTTGCAGCCCATCATAACATCGGGGCTGCTCCAGTGAGAAAAGTATATGAGGACGTCGATCACCCAAATCGCCGATTCTCAGCGGTGGCCGCTTGGCACGGCAGCGAAAGCGGCTCTGCATATCTAGAGCAATGGTATTATGTCACGGTCAATGGCCCAGAGAAGCGCGATAACGCTATTTACTATTTCGCGCCGAAAAACGATTCAATGGATCAGCTCATTGGCCCGATCAATATGGAGCCGAACGGAACTGGGATGTTCTCGGCCGCCAACCCCAGTGGCATTACAATTACCAAGTTCTTCAATTTTGCCACCAACTTCTTCGATTTTATCTTCGTTCAGACCGGCCAGAACTTTTATAAGGTGCAATGGATCACCACCAATGTTTATGGTTTTGCCATTAAATTAGATCCCTCTGTCAGTCGCACCGATATCTTTGCTCCGAACAAATTCGATCGACCGGAAGA contains these protein-coding regions:
- a CDS encoding PorV/PorQ family protein is translated as MKRKTILFSTGFLFLPLFVATSWGQLLPNLGGQRSGTAAVQFLKIGVGARAIGMGESFTAVANDASALYWNPAGIVEFKDNQLLVSHVNWLVDIKHDFVGYVHHLDGTNSLGIGVTALYMDDMMETTEYHPAGTGNYFSFGDIGINLTYGRKMTDRFSFGISFKYFQETLAEFKMHGVMIDLGTFYWTGFGSSRFAVCMSNFGNQVKPIGSFINRDQQRISEFQSFSPPTIFKVGFATELYQTNQHRLTSAIQLNHPNDNAENLNLGMEYSWREFFFLRAGYKFNVDEETFSLGMGCKIPLKIIDLSVDLAYSDFGRLGSVSRFSLLIGYP